A genome region from Coffea arabica cultivar ET-39 chromosome 7e, Coffea Arabica ET-39 HiFi, whole genome shotgun sequence includes the following:
- the LOC113701070 gene encoding uncharacterized protein isoform X1 yields the protein MLSTLKIQPKTTPPRVYPRCNAGGFSNHRRFNLPLNRNRRFVSVSLEQAEPSDSSSHLTSTVGSSSSLSPVQWTLSSRHLSILSYTACAVAISATWLFCWAIPTMLAFKRAAESLEKLMDVTREELPDTMAAVRLSGMEISDLTMELSDIGQEITQGVKSSTRAVRVAGERLRQLTNLSPSVPVQVVAPMEAKDKVPVLARTARGIRIGIVKGRGFFQMIFTLTHFYRIVLNFFKARAKA from the exons ATGTTGAGTACACTGAAAATTCAGCCAAAAACGACGCCGCCTCGAGTTTATCCCAGGTGTAATGCCGGAGGATTCAGTAACCATCGCCGTTTTAATTTACCGTTGAATAGAAACCGGCGGTTTGTGTCTGTGTCTTTGGAGCAAGCTGAGCCGTCGGATTCATCCTCTCATCTGACCTCCACCGTCGGATCATCATCTTCTTTATCTCCCGTTCAATGGACCCTGTCCAGTCGCCACCTTAGCATTCTCAGTTACACGGCTTGCGCG GTAGCAATATCAGCAACCTGGCTTTTCTGCTGGGCGATTCCAACAATGCTG GCTTTTAAGAGAGCAGCTGAGTCTTTGGAGAAGTTAATGGACGTCACAAGAGAGGAGCTTCCTGATACAATGGCTGCAGTTCGATTATCTGGGATGGAGATAAGTGACCTAACCATGGAGCTTAGTGACATTGG TCAAGAAATTACACAAGGTGTCAAAAGTTCTACTCGAGCTGTTCGGGTGGCAGGGGAAAGATTGAGGCAGTTGACTAATCTGTCTCCATCAG TGCCTGTGCAGGTGGTAGCTCCGATGGAGGCGAAGGATAAAGTACCAGTTCTAGCTAGAACAGCCAGAGGCATAAGGATTGGGATTGTAAAGGGTCGTGGattttttcaaatgattttcacCCTCACTCATTTTTATAGGATTGTCTTGAACTTCTTCAAAGCTCGAGCTAAGGCATGA
- the LOC113701070 gene encoding uncharacterized protein isoform X2, with translation MLSTLKIQPKTTPPRVYPRCNAGGFSNHRRFNLPLNRNRRFVSVSLEQAEPSDSSSHLTSTVGSSSSLSPVQWTLSSRHLSILSYTACAVAISATWLFCWAIPTMLAFKRAAESLEKLMDVTREELPDTMAAVRLSGMEISDLTMELSDIGQEITQGVKSSTRAVRVAGERLRQLTNLSPSGGSSDGGEG, from the exons ATGTTGAGTACACTGAAAATTCAGCCAAAAACGACGCCGCCTCGAGTTTATCCCAGGTGTAATGCCGGAGGATTCAGTAACCATCGCCGTTTTAATTTACCGTTGAATAGAAACCGGCGGTTTGTGTCTGTGTCTTTGGAGCAAGCTGAGCCGTCGGATTCATCCTCTCATCTGACCTCCACCGTCGGATCATCATCTTCTTTATCTCCCGTTCAATGGACCCTGTCCAGTCGCCACCTTAGCATTCTCAGTTACACGGCTTGCGCG GTAGCAATATCAGCAACCTGGCTTTTCTGCTGGGCGATTCCAACAATGCTG GCTTTTAAGAGAGCAGCTGAGTCTTTGGAGAAGTTAATGGACGTCACAAGAGAGGAGCTTCCTGATACAATGGCTGCAGTTCGATTATCTGGGATGGAGATAAGTGACCTAACCATGGAGCTTAGTGACATTGG TCAAGAAATTACACAAGGTGTCAAAAGTTCTACTCGAGCTGTTCGGGTGGCAGGGGAAAGATTGAGGCAGTTGACTAATCTGTCTCCATCAG GTGGTAGCTCCGATGGAGGCGAAGGATAA